Proteins from a single region of Rana temporaria chromosome 5, aRanTem1.1, whole genome shotgun sequence:
- the POMGNT2 gene encoding protein O-linked-mannose beta-1,4-N-acetylglucosaminyltransferase 2 produces the protein MWYFYRMNISAVFNALLVSILAAVLWKHVKLWEQFSIIEEELDLTRQSQELSQVRIDYHAALYALVEDGTKMVCTGRMHTDRVCRFESLCFSTEAEEFVFFHSNASIMLPNLGARRFQPALLDLSSVDDHNTQYFNFVELPAAALKFMPKPVFVPDVALIMNRFNPDNLMHVFHDDLLPIFYTMQQFPDLDLDSRLFFMEGWGEGSHFDLYKFMSNKQPLLKEQLKSLGRLLCFTKAYVGLTKITTWYQYGFVQPQGPKANMLVSGNEIRHFAKFMLGKLNISSDQSTTEDYIVLFTRSINRLIVNEAELLLALAQEFQMRTITVSLEDNSFAEIVRLISNASMLVSMHGAQLVMSLFLPRGAAVVELFPYAINPDHYTPYKTLATLPGMELQYAAWQNTEEKNTVTYPERSWEQGGLAHLSVVEQERITKSKEVPRHLCCRNPEWLFRIYQDTKVDVSSLIKVIRGVVKTKPGSRKQKFANGLYPGRVRECKCQASSSGTSVTKLSVSWQIPWNLKYLKVRDVKYEVWIQEQGENTYMPYILSYQNHTFSENIKPSTTYLVWIRCIFNKTLLGPFAEVLVCKT, from the coding sequence ATGTGGTATTTCTACAGAATGaacatatctgcagtgtttaatGCTTTGCTTGTATCCATCCTGGCAGCAGTGTTGTGGAAACATGTCAAGCTTTGGGAGCAGTTTTCTATTATTGAGGAGGAGTTGGACCTCACCCGTCAGTCCCAGGAGCTGTCACAAGTACGCATTGACTACCATGCAGCTTTATATGCACTTGTGGAAGATGGCACTAAAATGGTTTGTACTGGGAGGATGCATACAGACCGCGTGTGTCGCTTCGAGTCGCTTTGTTTCTCCACCGAAGCTGAAGAGTTTGTCTTTTTTCATAGCAACGCATCGATTATGCTACCAAACCTAGGCGCTAGGCGCTTCCAACCTGCTCTTTTAGACTTATCTTCTGTAGATGATCACAATACCCAATATTTCAACTTTGTAGAGCTTCCAGCTGCTGCCCTAAAATTTATGCCCAAGCCTGTCTTTGTGCCAGACGTTGCGCTCATAATGAATAGATTTAATCCAGACAACCTAATGCATGTCTTTCATGATGATTTGCTACCAATATTCTACACCATGCAGCAGTTTCCAGACCTAGACCTGGACTCTCGACTCTTTTTTATGGAAGGATGGGGCGAAGGCTCACACTTTGACCTCTACAAGTTTATGAGCAACAAACAGCCTTTGTTGAAAGAGCAGTTGAAGTCTTTAGGTAGGCTCCTCTGCTTTACTAAAGCTTATGTGGGACTAACGAAAATCACAACATGGTATCAGTATGGCTTTGTCCAGCCGCAGGGTCCAAAGGCAAACATGTTGGTCTCCGGCAACGAAATAAGACACTTTGCAAAGTTCATGTTGGGAAAGCTAAACATAAGTTCCGATCAGAGTACGACAGAGGATTACATAGTGCTGTTCACTCGATCAATTAATAGACTTATTGTAAATGAGGCTGAATTACTCCTTGCTTTAGCTCAGGAATTTCAAATGAGAACAATAACGGTTTCTCTAGAAGACAATTCATTTGCTGAAATTGTGCGTTTGATCAGTAATGCATCTATGCTTGTGAGTATGCATGGGGCACAGTTGGTTATGTCCCTTTTTCTGCCAAGAGGTGCAGCTGTAGTAGAGCTTTTCCCCTATGCCATAAACCCAGATCATTACACACCATACAAAACTCTAGCAACCCTTCCAGGCATGGAACTCCAGTATGCCGCTTGGCAGAACACCGAGGAGAAGAATACGGTCACTTATCCTGAAAGGTCCTGGGAACAAGGTGGCCTTGCACACCTGAGCGTCGTTGAGCAGGAACGAATAACGAAGAGTAAAGAAGTTCCACGTCACCTCTGTTGCCGTAATCCTGAGTGGCTTTTCCGTATCTACCAGGACACAAAAGTAGACGTTTCATCACTTATCAAAGTCATAAGAGGTGTTGTTAAAACAAAGCCCGGTTCTCGGAAACAAAAGTTTGCAAATGGATTGTATCCTGGCAGAGTAAGGGAATGCAAGTGTCAGGCTTCTTCATCGGGCACCAGTGTAACCAAGCTGTCCGTGTCTTGGCAGATTCCATGGAATCTCAAGTACTTGAAAGTCAGAGATGTAAAATATGAAGTATGGATCCAAGAGCAAGGTGAAAACACATACATGCCTTATATATTATCTTATCAGAACCACACGTTCTCTGAAAACATTAAACCATCTACAACATATTTAGTGTGGATCCGCTGCATTTTCAATAAAACTCTCCTCGGTCCCTTTGCAGAAGTTTTAGTGTGTAAAACATAA